From Lysinibacillus sp. SGAir0095, the proteins below share one genomic window:
- a CDS encoding DNA ligase D codes for MKPMLLTSAETAPTGDDWIYEVKYDGFRCILKWDSDGITLISRNDKELTDYFPEIIHYCENIVDRISPHFPLILDGEIVYLQNDYKSDFSTVQSRGRMRTKKTIVESSEKYPCNFIAFDLLQINGEDITQAALEKRKQKLLTLFKNVQLPLSPFYKNRGNLQLVAVFHDSNRLWDKIKEWNGEGLIAKKSSSLWESGKRSSLWLKVKNWRIVTIILTVFDQTNGYFNGAVFSGEELVEITTFRHGLTDEEMQTLAKFFQTNGTKTSPTTWTLPPSICVDVACIDFDGKKLREPRFEAFRFDVPSSSATWKRMLRGLTPIPEKVEITHPDKPVWPAVGLEKDDYIYYLQEVAPFFLSFLKNRLLTSIRFPHGVPGESFYQKNAPDYTPSFINTSMEEDIEYIVCNDMRTLLWLGNQLVIEFHIPFKTIDTTCPTEIVFDLDPPSVDEFSLAIEAALYMKAIFDKFNLQSFIKTSGGKGLQIYIPLPRDRFTFDETRIFTEFVCRFLVEQNPKWFTIERMKKNRGNRLYLDYIQHAEGKTIVSPYSPRGNETGLIATPLEWHEVTSTLTPKKFTIPAVLDRIKKKGDLFNDFYKVGENQPFEAVLTTLKELMKKNKES; via the coding sequence ATGATGGTTTTCGATGTATTTTAAAATGGGATTCAGATGGCATAACTTTAATTAGTCGAAATGATAAAGAATTGACCGATTACTTCCCTGAAATCATTCATTACTGCGAAAACATAGTAGATAGAATTTCTCCCCATTTCCCCCTCATTTTAGATGGTGAGATTGTTTATTTACAGAATGACTACAAAAGTGATTTTTCAACTGTGCAATCCAGAGGAAGAATGCGTACTAAAAAAACGATTGTTGAATCCAGCGAAAAGTACCCTTGTAACTTTATAGCCTTTGATTTACTTCAAATAAATGGTGAAGATATTACACAAGCAGCACTTGAGAAGCGAAAACAAAAACTTCTCACATTATTTAAAAACGTTCAGTTACCCCTTTCTCCCTTCTACAAGAATAGAGGAAATCTCCAATTAGTGGCGGTGTTTCATGATAGTAATCGACTATGGGATAAAATAAAAGAATGGAACGGCGAAGGGCTAATCGCCAAAAAAAGTAGCAGTCTGTGGGAGAGTGGCAAAAGGTCAAGTCTGTGGTTAAAGGTGAAAAATTGGCGCATCGTGACAATTATTCTGACTGTTTTCGATCAAACAAATGGTTATTTTAATGGTGCAGTTTTTTCTGGAGAAGAATTGGTAGAAATCACTACGTTCCGTCACGGGCTTACGGATGAAGAGATGCAAACCCTTGCAAAGTTTTTTCAAACGAACGGTACGAAAACCTCCCCTACAACCTGGACACTTCCTCCATCCATTTGTGTTGATGTAGCTTGTATTGATTTCGATGGAAAAAAGCTTCGCGAACCGCGCTTTGAAGCATTCCGGTTTGACGTTCCCTCATCTAGCGCTACCTGGAAAAGGATGTTAAGAGGGCTAACGCCAATACCTGAGAAAGTAGAAATTACTCACCCTGATAAGCCTGTTTGGCCAGCAGTCGGCTTGGAGAAGGATGATTATATTTACTATCTTCAGGAAGTGGCACCTTTCTTTTTATCATTTTTGAAAAATCGTCTACTTACATCCATCAGGTTTCCTCATGGTGTGCCGGGTGAAAGTTTTTATCAGAAAAATGCACCTGATTATACGCCTAGCTTTATCAACACAAGTATGGAGGAAGATATTGAATATATCGTATGCAATGATATGAGGACCTTATTGTGGTTAGGAAATCAACTGGTAATCGAATTTCATATCCCCTTTAAAACAATCGATACAACATGTCCTACAGAAATTGTATTTGACTTGGATCCACCTTCAGTGGATGAATTTTCATTAGCTATTGAAGCTGCGCTATATATGAAAGCGATATTTGATAAATTCAATCTACAATCCTTTATCAAAACCTCCGGGGGTAAAGGTTTGCAAATTTATATCCCACTTCCAAGAGATCGGTTTACGTTTGATGAAACAAGAATTTTTACAGAGTTTGTGTGCCGCTTTTTAGTAGAACAAAATCCAAAATGGTTTACCATAGAACGCATGAAAAAAAATCGAGGAAACCGTTTATATTTAGATTACATTCAGCATGCTGAAGGAAAAACGATTGTTAGTCCCTATTCCCCAAGAGGAAATGAGACTGGCTTAATAGCAACCCCTTTGGAATGGCATGAAGTAACAAGTACTCTGACTCCCAAAAAATTCACTATCCCAGCTGTTTTGGATCGCATTAAAAAGAAGGGCGATTTATTCAATGATTTCTATAAAGTCGGAGAAAACCAACCCTTTGAAGCTGTACTTACTACGTTAAAGGAACTCATGAAAAAAAATAAGGAGAGCTAA
- a CDS encoding cytochrome c oxidase assembly protein, giving the protein MHNHEGVSILNSLVYVWLLLFIISYIVFVFMTNKTHKKWPIARIVFWIMGTISVSLSIIGPIAEKAHVSFAAHMITHLLLGMFGPLLIVLSAPMTLLLRSVPVVWGRFLSKVLKSGYVQWITHPIIASILNAGGLWILYSTDLYTAMHSSSLLHILVHVHVFLAGYVFTLSMIYIEVTSHRTSFQLRAIVLIIAMAAHSILSKWIYANPPVGVETADAQLGGMLMYYGGDAIDLMIVIILCSQYFRGKNRATKGRAFTAVKTSEG; this is encoded by the coding sequence ATGCATAATCATGAAGGTGTTAGTATCCTGAATTCATTGGTTTATGTTTGGTTGCTGTTATTTATAATCAGCTATATTGTCTTTGTTTTCATGACAAATAAAACACATAAAAAATGGCCCATAGCCCGTATTGTCTTTTGGATAATGGGCACTATTTCAGTTTCTTTAAGTATCATCGGGCCAATTGCTGAGAAAGCCCATGTGAGTTTTGCAGCCCACATGATTACCCATCTTTTATTAGGCATGTTTGGTCCGCTATTAATCGTTCTCTCAGCACCCATGACACTCCTATTAAGAAGTGTTCCAGTTGTGTGGGGTAGATTTTTGAGCAAAGTGTTAAAAAGTGGGTATGTTCAATGGATTACCCATCCGATTATTGCGAGTATACTCAATGCAGGCGGACTGTGGATTCTATATTCAACGGATTTATATACTGCAATGCATTCATCCAGTTTGCTTCATATCCTAGTTCATGTCCATGTATTTTTGGCAGGTTATGTTTTTACTCTTTCTATGATTTATATAGAAGTGACGTCTCATCGGACAAGCTTTCAGTTAAGGGCAATTGTTCTAATTATTGCGATGGCAGCCCATAGTATATTGTCAAAATGGATCTATGCAAATCCACCTGTTGGAGTTGAAACTGCAGATGCACAGCTAGGTGGAATGCTGATGTATTACGGTGGAGACGCAATTGATTTGATGATTGTAATTATTCTATGTTCCCAGTATTTTAGAGGGAAGAATCGAGCAACAAAAGGAAGGGCGTTTACTGCTGTTAAAACGTCTGAAGGATGA
- a CDS encoding DUF2243 domain-containing protein, whose translation MEKRKNSQDEPFNFWSGVLFGLGLVAFIDEAVFHQLLHWHHFYDKSTTSIGLISDGLFHAFSWFATVVGLFMLADIRKRKVWNIKRWVGAAILGAGLFQLYDGIIQHKLMRLHQIRYDVEVIYYDIVWNVIACCMIVVGLILLMQKKSPELKKNAEKHHA comes from the coding sequence ATGGAAAAGAGAAAAAATAGTCAAGATGAGCCTTTCAATTTTTGGTCAGGTGTTTTATTTGGATTGGGGTTAGTTGCTTTTATAGACGAAGCAGTCTTCCATCAACTGTTACATTGGCATCATTTTTATGATAAATCTACAACAAGTATTGGTCTGATTTCGGATGGGCTTTTTCATGCATTCAGTTGGTTTGCTACAGTAGTTGGACTCTTTATGTTAGCGGATATACGTAAAAGAAAAGTATGGAATATAAAACGATGGGTTGGGGCGGCAATTTTAGGTGCGGGACTATTTCAACTTTATGACGGGATCATTCAGCATAAACTAATGCGCCTACACCAGATTCGTTACGATGTAGAGGTCATTTACTACGATATTGTATGGAACGTGATTGCTTGCTGTATGATTGTTGTCGGATTGATTCTATTGATGCAGAAAAAATCTCCTGAGTTAAAGAAGAATGCGGAGAAGCATCATGCATAA
- a CDS encoding cation diffusion facilitator family transporter — protein MGHGHDHAHHNHTHGANKKTLTIAFFIIASFMIVEVIGGFLTNSLALLSDAGHMLSDAISLGVGVLAFKFGEKTASYSKTFGYKRFEILAAVFNGVTLILVAIFIFYEAIERFTNPPEITSSGMLVIAIVGLLVNILVAWILMRGADTKENLNLRAAFLHVIGDMLGSVGAIIAALLIMFFGWSFADPLASVIVALIVIVSGIRVTKDSIHVLMEGAPSNIQIDEIINVFENKPGILNIHDLHVWSITSGQNALSCHAVVTEDMTIQQCQKLLKSIEHDLLHLGIGHITVQMEDSEHAHENSILCKNDHDSNHHHHHH, from the coding sequence ATGGGACACGGACATGATCACGCACATCATAATCATACCCATGGAGCAAACAAAAAAACATTAACAATTGCATTTTTTATTATAGCTTCCTTTATGATTGTAGAAGTAATAGGTGGGTTCTTAACCAATAGTCTGGCCCTATTGTCAGATGCAGGACATATGTTAAGTGATGCAATTTCTTTAGGGGTAGGGGTTCTTGCTTTTAAATTTGGTGAAAAGACTGCAAGCTACAGTAAAACCTTCGGGTACAAACGTTTTGAAATTTTAGCTGCAGTATTTAATGGTGTAACTTTAATTCTAGTAGCTATTTTTATTTTCTATGAAGCGATTGAACGCTTTACAAATCCGCCAGAAATTACGTCCTCAGGTATGCTAGTCATTGCCATTGTTGGGTTACTGGTTAATATACTTGTGGCATGGATTTTAATGCGCGGTGCAGATACTAAAGAAAACTTAAACTTACGAGCAGCTTTTTTACATGTTATCGGGGATATGCTGGGATCAGTTGGAGCAATTATTGCAGCACTTCTTATTATGTTCTTTGGCTGGAGCTTTGCAGATCCACTTGCTAGTGTAATCGTTGCTCTAATTGTTATTGTAAGTGGAATTCGGGTTACAAAGGATTCTATACATGTATTAATGGAAGGTGCACCGAGCAATATTCAGATCGATGAAATTATTAATGTGTTTGAAAATAAACCAGGCATACTTAATATTCATGATTTACATGTATGGAGCATTACGAGTGGTCAAAATGCACTTTCTTGTCACGCAGTGGTTACTGAAGACATGACAATACAACAATGTCAAAAGCTGTTGAAATCAATCGAGCATGATTTACTCCATCTTGGAATCGGTCATATAACTGTCCAAATGGAGGATTCTGAGCATGCTCATGAAAATTCCATTCTATGCAAAAATGACCATGATAGTAATCATCACCACCATCACCATTAA
- a CDS encoding metalloregulator ArsR/SmtB family transcription factor, which translates to MEEQINEHPYDLDEETLFLVSQTFKALSDPTRIRILNLLFHKEHSVNDIAESLDLRQSTVSHQLRFLKNLRLVKYRREGTSLFYSYDDEHVIHMLKQTIEHAKHS; encoded by the coding sequence TTGGAAGAGCAAATAAATGAACATCCTTACGACTTAGATGAGGAGACATTATTTCTTGTTTCTCAAACTTTTAAGGCATTAAGCGATCCAACTCGAATACGTATATTAAATTTATTATTCCATAAAGAACATTCGGTCAATGATATAGCAGAATCTCTTGATTTAAGACAATCAACGGTTTCACATCAGCTTAGATTTTTGAAAAATTTGCGATTGGTAAAATATAGACGAGAGGGTACATCCCTGTTTTATTCTTATGATGATGAGCACGTTATCCATATGCTTAAACAAACAATTGAGCATGCTAAGCACAGTTAA
- a CDS encoding YcdB/YcdC domain-containing protein, which translates to MVKLNKVGIPVLTLAMSFGMMSVGNAETLEQPSAKNLQIQVASTDNNVSKNQVIKKFKELFPKKFDSLSTSDFHLSSGHYYPEDETVRYDLSFSKLIQGKELFGNATFIGDNLELESFHFEPTDKKEALFPAKITKEEAQDLAQNFVKKFSNGKQYQLDKNNSEYYYYYSNQVLTEPIHYYFSFINTENKIEIADQRIDVVVLGNGDIVQYYQYSPSNGKNTFEKAEKLVSEKDVLSKFKENLNLQLQYQVNYDYRTDKNNVQLVYAPVTQYSGINALTGQWLTNNGFAENLPQNPKVEKLVQQPLKPRQEAITVEDAKEIAKKLLTIDSDKIKLRLDSIEERITRDGKEIISISYSYEYRNGGYGTSIELDKQTGEIIHYFSVKNDVLSEIGEKPNNDKKLTSSEALSQAISYLKEWVPSSLHEYIKPIAEPYIDEEYGVYNFSFPRIINNIVVAGNDISIGIDSDGSLNNLYVNELEVEEWPTTEDILSKEKVEKIFDEALSLKLQYVKENHQDETKHYSLVYSPIFNDKSSTSLDAKSGEWTSPFGVKEYPIVTHDTAGEELNYLIQNNILEVEDSKFNAEKSVTRGEALKVLIRSISSFYGGEYPQDEEAHQTFEDISPDNQYYQVVERAVSLGILDAEKKEFKSSDHITREELALWYIKALGLDQAAKHSGIYQLKGIKDAKDVAYPGYVALADALEILPSEKGLFYPKKSVTYAELAVSTIQLAHNIYESGNSYRYY; encoded by the coding sequence TTGGTAAAGTTAAATAAAGTTGGAATTCCCGTTTTAACGTTAGCAATGTCTTTTGGAATGATGTCTGTAGGAAATGCTGAAACTCTGGAACAACCATCCGCTAAAAATTTACAAATTCAAGTTGCTTCTACGGATAATAATGTATCGAAAAACCAAGTAATTAAAAAGTTTAAAGAGCTATTTCCGAAAAAATTTGATTCTTTATCAACAAGTGATTTTCATCTTAGCTCTGGTCACTATTATCCGGAAGATGAAACCGTTAGATATGATTTAAGCTTTTCAAAGTTAATTCAAGGTAAGGAATTATTCGGAAATGCCACTTTTATAGGAGACAACCTAGAATTAGAGAGTTTCCATTTTGAACCAACTGACAAAAAAGAAGCACTTTTTCCAGCAAAAATAACGAAGGAAGAAGCGCAAGATCTAGCACAGAACTTTGTTAAGAAGTTTTCTAACGGCAAGCAGTATCAGCTGGATAAGAATAATAGTGAATATTATTACTACTATTCAAATCAAGTATTAACAGAGCCGATTCATTATTATTTCTCATTTATCAATACCGAAAATAAAATTGAAATTGCTGATCAAAGAATAGATGTGGTCGTTCTAGGAAATGGAGATATTGTACAGTATTATCAATACTCACCGAGCAATGGCAAAAATACCTTTGAGAAAGCAGAGAAGCTAGTAAGTGAAAAAGACGTCTTAAGTAAATTCAAAGAAAATTTGAATCTTCAATTACAATACCAAGTAAACTATGACTACAGAACAGATAAAAATAATGTACAGCTGGTATATGCACCGGTAACTCAGTATTCAGGTATTAATGCTTTAACTGGCCAATGGTTAACGAATAATGGCTTTGCAGAGAATCTTCCACAAAACCCAAAGGTGGAAAAACTAGTGCAGCAACCTTTAAAGCCAAGACAAGAGGCAATAACAGTTGAAGATGCAAAAGAAATCGCTAAAAAATTGTTAACGATTGATTCGGATAAGATTAAGTTAAGATTGGATAGTATTGAAGAAAGAATAACTCGAGATGGTAAAGAAATAATCAGTATTAGTTACTCCTATGAATATCGAAATGGTGGATATGGGACAAGCATAGAATTAGATAAACAAACAGGTGAGATCATCCATTATTTTAGCGTTAAAAATGATGTTTTAAGTGAGATTGGTGAAAAACCAAATAATGACAAGAAGTTAACTAGTAGTGAAGCATTGTCTCAAGCGATTAGCTACCTAAAAGAATGGGTACCTTCTTCTTTGCATGAATACATCAAACCTATTGCTGAACCATATATCGACGAAGAATATGGTGTCTATAATTTCTCATTCCCTAGAATCATTAATAATATTGTTGTAGCAGGAAATGATATAAGTATTGGTATTGATTCTGATGGGTCATTGAATAATCTATATGTGAATGAGCTGGAAGTTGAAGAATGGCCAACAACTGAAGACATTTTATCGAAAGAAAAAGTGGAAAAGATCTTCGATGAAGCACTTAGTCTGAAGTTACAGTATGTAAAAGAAAACCACCAAGACGAAACAAAGCACTATTCGCTAGTATATAGCCCTATCTTTAACGATAAATCCTCCACTTCTCTAGACGCGAAAAGTGGCGAGTGGACAAGCCCATTTGGTGTAAAAGAGTACCCGATTGTAACTCATGACACAGCAGGAGAAGAGTTAAATTACCTAATTCAAAACAATATTTTAGAGGTTGAAGATAGCAAGTTCAATGCAGAGAAGTCTGTGACAAGAGGAGAGGCCTTAAAGGTTCTTATTAGATCAATTTCTTCATTCTATGGGGGAGAGTATCCACAAGACGAAGAGGCTCATCAAACTTTCGAAGATATTTCCCCGGATAATCAATATTATCAGGTAGTTGAACGTGCTGTTTCGCTGGGTATTTTGGATGCTGAGAAAAAGGAGTTTAAGTCTTCTGATCATATTACTCGTGAAGAACTGGCACTATGGTATATAAAAGCACTAGGTTTAGATCAAGCTGCAAAACATAGTGGTATTTATCAGCTTAAGGGAATCAAAGATGCAAAAGATGTAGCCTACCCTGGGTATGTTGCATTAGCGGATGCACTTGAAATTCTTCCATCAGAAAAAGGATTATTTTATCCGAAAAAATCAGTTACTTATGCTGAACTGGCTGTATCCACAATTCAATTAGCACATAATATTTATGAAAGTGGTAATAGTTATAGATACTATTGA
- a CDS encoding LysM peptidoglycan-binding domain-containing protein produces the protein MQIHVIQPGQSLFGIAQAYNTTAERIIQANQLDEPGNLVVGQAIVIPITGSFYWVQQGDTLYSIAQRFGTSASNLAQINGINVNTPLRVGTRLYIPPMQKRSAEVNIYIEPIGDTVSQELLNEAREVGPFLTYLAPFSYEARRDGSLDPLPIEGIPETAREAGASLMMVVSNLENGQFSGELGRAILQSTAVQEVLLENIVEEARRIGSVSDIHFDFEFLPGDQRQAYNNFLRKAVDYLHGEGFLVSTALAPKTSAEQAGQWYEAHDYRAHGEIVDFSVLMTYEWGYSGGPPMPVSPIPQVEEVLQYALTEMPANKIMMGQNLYGYNWTLPFVQGGQYARAVSPQRAIELARTNNAVIEYDYTAQAPHFNYVDNEGKAHKVWFEDARSIQAKFNLMKRLNLRGISYWKLGFSFPQNWLLIGENFNVVKR, from the coding sequence ATTCAAATTCATGTGATCCAGCCTGGCCAGTCGCTTTTTGGAATCGCACAAGCATATAACACTACAGCAGAAAGGATCATACAAGCTAATCAATTAGACGAACCCGGAAACTTGGTCGTAGGGCAAGCAATTGTTATTCCAATTACCGGTAGTTTTTATTGGGTGCAACAAGGGGATACGCTCTACTCAATAGCTCAACGCTTTGGTACAAGTGCGAGCAATCTAGCCCAAATCAATGGCATTAATGTAAACACACCTTTAAGAGTAGGGACACGGTTGTATATCCCACCAATGCAAAAAAGAAGTGCAGAAGTCAATATTTATATTGAACCGATCGGTGATACAGTTAGTCAGGAATTATTAAATGAAGCAAGAGAAGTGGGGCCATTTTTAACGTATTTAGCACCGTTTAGTTATGAGGCGAGAAGAGATGGAAGCCTTGACCCTCTTCCAATTGAAGGGATACCGGAAACAGCGAGAGAAGCTGGAGCTTCATTAATGATGGTAGTTTCCAATTTAGAGAATGGTCAGTTCAGTGGTGAGCTGGGTAGAGCTATTTTGCAAAGCACAGCTGTACAAGAAGTATTGCTAGAGAACATCGTTGAGGAAGCTCGAAGAATAGGTAGTGTATCAGATATTCACTTTGATTTTGAATTTCTTCCAGGTGATCAACGCCAAGCCTATAATAATTTTTTAAGAAAAGCTGTAGATTACTTACACGGGGAAGGGTTCTTAGTTTCGACTGCATTAGCGCCAAAAACAAGTGCCGAGCAGGCTGGACAATGGTACGAGGCCCATGATTATCGAGCGCACGGAGAAATAGTGGACTTCTCGGTACTCATGACTTATGAGTGGGGCTACTCGGGTGGACCGCCAATGCCGGTTTCACCTATTCCGCAGGTAGAAGAGGTTCTCCAGTATGCTTTAACAGAAATGCCAGCAAATAAGATTATGATGGGCCAGAATTTATATGGCTATAATTGGACACTCCCTTTTGTTCAGGGTGGCCAGTATGCCAGAGCTGTAAGTCCCCAAAGAGCGATTGAGTTGGCAAGAACAAATAACGCTGTAATCGAATATGATTATACTGCACAAGCCCCACACTTTAACTATGTGGATAATGAGGGAAAAGCTCATAAAGTATGGTTTGAAGATGCACGATCTATCCAGGCGAAGTTTAATCTTATGAAACGATTAAACTTACGAGGGATTAGCTACTGGAAGCTTGGATTCTCATTTCCTCAGAATTGGTTATTAATTGGTGAGAATTTCAACGTTGTGAAGCGTTAA
- a CDS encoding EAL-associated domain-containing protein, whose product MDVLDFLEKLDEMVILFEPIYSADEHVIVAYEVIGQYTNDGETINVIDFTYDEAIPVEIRTEVEQALVKKTIELAKDEIAQNHVRLYIPCNPNLLMEDFGDGYFQLLKEALGEELLSYIYLVIPEHKFKGESEQLQHPIRYIKTYGVKVALDNIGSESNLDQILMFEPATLKINVSQLNYNAWGAQNHVFTTIQSLAVKIGAALMFDNIHTDYQLHHAWKSGARFFKGVYLQKPSNQFIPKDTLKDRFRNECKQFISAEKRLLEGKFEEMKNLGKKITSIVEVTKPDGENVEKLLQLANQLEDYAFRFYICNDEGFQISPNIVRHNGKWDVEECAVGKNWSWRPYFLFNIIKIRNTEKGNLSGIYSDIETGELTRTFSMALNDREYLFVDITYDYLYEHNIVN is encoded by the coding sequence ATGGATGTGCTTGATTTTCTAGAAAAACTAGATGAGATGGTTATTTTATTTGAACCGATTTATAGTGCAGATGAGCATGTCATTGTTGCATACGAAGTAATCGGTCAATATACAAATGATGGGGAAACGATTAATGTAATTGATTTTACATACGATGAAGCAATACCAGTAGAAATTCGTACTGAAGTAGAGCAGGCACTCGTTAAAAAAACAATCGAATTGGCAAAAGATGAGATTGCTCAAAACCATGTCAGACTTTATATTCCATGCAATCCAAATTTATTGATGGAGGATTTTGGAGATGGATATTTCCAATTGCTAAAAGAGGCATTAGGTGAAGAACTATTATCTTATATCTATCTTGTAATACCTGAGCACAAGTTCAAAGGGGAAAGTGAACAGCTGCAGCATCCAATTCGCTATATTAAGACATATGGAGTAAAAGTTGCGTTAGATAATATAGGTTCTGAGAGTAACCTGGATCAGATTTTAATGTTTGAACCAGCTACATTAAAAATTAATGTAAGCCAGTTAAATTATAATGCTTGGGGAGCACAAAACCATGTGTTTACAACGATTCAGTCATTAGCTGTGAAAATAGGTGCCGCCTTGATGTTTGATAACATTCATACAGATTATCAGTTACATCACGCATGGAAAAGTGGCGCAAGATTTTTTAAAGGGGTTTATTTACAAAAACCGTCCAATCAATTCATTCCGAAAGATACACTAAAGGATCGTTTCCGAAACGAATGTAAGCAATTTATCTCAGCTGAAAAAAGATTGCTTGAGGGTAAATTTGAGGAAATGAAGAATCTTGGGAAAAAGATTACATCAATTGTAGAGGTTACTAAACCAGATGGCGAAAATGTTGAAAAACTCCTACAATTAGCTAACCAATTAGAGGATTATGCATTCCGTTTTTATATTTGTAATGATGAGGGGTTTCAAATTTCCCCCAATATTGTTCGCCATAACGGAAAATGGGATGTTGAAGAATGTGCAGTAGGAAAAAATTGGAGCTGGCGTCCATATTTCTTATTCAACATTATCAAAATCCGTAACACGGAAAAAGGTAATCTATCGGGCATTTACAGTGATATCGAAACTGGAGAGCTTACCCGAACTTTCTCAATGGCGCTAAACGACCGCGAGTATTTATTCGTCGACATCACCTACGATTATTTATACGAACATAATATTGTGAACTAA
- a CDS encoding DHA2 family efflux MFS transporter permease subunit: protein MNNYQTLEKPPYLMIAVLFVGAFVAFLNNTLLNVALPTIMVDLGVTYSTVQWLATGYMLVSGVLIPASAFLITRFKTRPLFIFAMSIFVVGTLVAAIAPSFGVLLAGRMIQAVGSSVMAPILMNVMLISFPVEKRGAAMGMFGLVMIAAPAIGPTLSGWIVEHYDWRVLFEMILPIAVLSLLFSIWKLENVLPNRKVTLDYFSLVLSTIGFGGILYGFSNAGNDGWTDPIVLTTIIVGVIGVTLFVLRQLKLETPVLSMEIFKSPLYALSAIISAVLSMAMMGGMILTPAYVQNVRGIEPFESGLMMLPGAIVMAIMSPITGRLFDKVGPKILAITGLTITAISTYYLHELDLDSTYLYIIMIYTLRMVGISMVMMPIMTNGLNSLPARLNPHGTASNNTIQQVAGSIGTALLIAIMNKRTTATGEDLAAQAQANATGPMTEEQIATMKAQITQQALLDGIQYSFLIATGITVVALVLSLFLKRATSPDNKVAPSVSEKSVSEKPATATLNK from the coding sequence ATGAACAATTATCAAACTCTGGAAAAGCCTCCATATTTAATGATCGCAGTCCTTTTTGTGGGAGCTTTTGTTGCGTTTTTGAATAATACCTTATTAAATGTTGCACTTCCAACCATCATGGTGGATTTAGGTGTTACTTATTCAACTGTACAGTGGTTGGCGACAGGTTATATGCTAGTTAGTGGGGTTCTAATACCTGCTTCAGCATTTTTAATTACTCGTTTTAAAACGAGACCATTATTTATTTTTGCAATGTCCATTTTTGTTGTGGGTACTTTAGTTGCAGCCATTGCCCCAAGTTTTGGCGTATTATTAGCTGGTCGTATGATTCAGGCAGTAGGTTCATCTGTGATGGCCCCAATTTTAATGAACGTGATGTTAATTAGTTTCCCTGTTGAAAAGCGTGGAGCAGCAATGGGGATGTTCGGATTAGTAATGATTGCAGCGCCAGCAATTGGTCCAACATTATCTGGTTGGATCGTTGAACATTACGATTGGCGAGTTCTTTTTGAAATGATTCTACCAATTGCTGTATTAAGCTTATTATTTAGTATCTGGAAGTTAGAAAATGTACTTCCAAATAGAAAAGTTACATTGGATTACTTCTCACTAGTTCTTTCAACTATTGGTTTTGGTGGAATACTCTATGGATTTAGTAATGCCGGAAACGATGGTTGGACCGATCCAATCGTATTAACAACAATTATCGTCGGGGTTATTGGTGTTACACTATTCGTTCTGCGTCAACTTAAATTAGAAACGCCAGTTTTAAGCATGGAGATTTTTAAATCACCATTATATGCACTATCAGCTATCATAAGTGCAGTTCTTTCGATGGCAATGATGGGCGGAATGATCTTAACACCTGCTTATGTTCAAAATGTACGTGGAATTGAACCATTCGAATCAGGGTTAATGATGTTGCCAGGTGCCATTGTAATGGCAATTATGTCACCAATTACAGGTCGTTTATTTGATAAAGTTGGACCGAAAATTTTAGCAATCACTGGTTTAACGATTACGGCAATTTCAACATATTACTTACATGAACTGGATTTAGATTCAACATATCTATACATTATTATGATTTATACACTTCGTATGGTTGGTATCTCTATGGTTATGATGCCAATTATGACAAATGGTTTAAACTCTTTACCAGCACGTTTAAACCCGCATGGTACAGCTTCTAATAACACAATTCAACAAGTTGCCGGATCAATTGGTACTGCTTTGTTGATTGCGATTATGAATAAGAGAACAACAGCAACTGGTGAAGATTTAGCTGCGCAAGCACAAGCGAATGCAACTGGTCCAATGACGGAAGAGCAAATTGCAACTATGAAAGCACAAATTACTCAACAAGCATTACTTGATGGTATCCAGTATTCGTTCTTAATCGCAACAGGCATTACAGTCGTTGCATTAGTTCTTTCATTATTCTTAAAACGTGCAACAAGTCCAGATAATAAAGTTGCACCTAGCGTTTCAGAAAAAAGTGTTTCAGAAAAGCCGGCAACTGCAACATTAAATAAATAA